The following are encoded together in the Buteo buteo chromosome 2, bButBut1.hap1.1, whole genome shotgun sequence genome:
- the KIAA1143 gene encoding uncharacterized protein KIAA1143 homolog, producing the protein MSKRNQVSYVRPAEPAFLSRFKRQVGYREGPTVETKREQLPLAECDSENGSDNEDEQPQVVTLKKGDLTAEEAMKIKQQIKEALKSNESGGEPEPADGKIMFRKPAKRSSEKFLDFNVSSSKKMKEAKKTKREATTPQSTAKQIKNSSLLSFDDEENDD; encoded by the exons ATGAGCAAAAGGAACCAGGTCTCCTACGTGCGGCCGGCCGAGCCCGCCTTTCTCAGCCGCTTCAAGCGGCAGGTCGGGTATCGGGAGGGGCCCACGGTGGAAACCAAG AGAGAGCAGCTTCCACTTGCAGAATGTGATAGTGAGAACGGCAGTGACAACGAAGATGAGCAGCCTCAAGTGGTAACACTGAAAAAAGGGGACTTGACTGCTGaagaagcaatgaaaattaAACAGCAAATCAAAGAGGCCTTAAAGTCAAATGAATCAG GTGGTGAACCAGAGcctgctgatggaaaaattatGTTCAGGAAGCCAGCCAAACGTTCATCAGAGAAGTTTTTGGACTTCAATGTAAGTTCAAGTAAGAAGATGAAAGAGGCAAAGAAAACTAAGAGAGAAGCAACTACTCCCCAGAGTACAgctaagcaaataaaaaatagcagtCTTCTCTCATTTGATGATGAGGAAAATGATGATTAG